The Sulfurospirillum tamanense genomic sequence GAGCGACCAGTTTCTAACAGGCATTGTCCACTTTTGTTGTGCATTTAAAATCCCCATATACAGTAGCTTCAGTAAACTCTCATCATTAGGAAATGCTCCTTTAGTCTTGGTGAGCATTCTAAATTGGCGATGGACTGATTCAATGATATTGGTGGTATAGATGACCCTGCGAATCTCTTGGGGAAACTGAAAATAAACAGATAAATTCTCCCACTTTCTTCTCCACGATTGAAAGACAATAGGATACTTCGTACCCCATTTCTCTTCAAGCTTATCCAGTTCAAGCGCAGCCTCTTCTTTGGTAAAAGCTTGATAAACAGCCTTGAGCTCTTTGGCAAATTGTTTTTGGTTATTAGAACCTACGTATTTAAGAGAATTACGTATCTGGTGCACGATGCATAGCTGCACTTGTGTATCAGGAAAGATAGCGTTAATGGCTTCAGGAAATCCTTTAAGTCCATCAACGGAGGCAATAAGAATATCCTTGACTCCACGGTGTTGTAAATCGGTTAGAACTTGTAACCAAAACTTGGCTCCTTCGCTTTCATTAAGATACAACCCAAGCACCTCTTTTTTACCATCCACCCGCACGCCAAGCACGGTATAAAAGGCTTTTGAAACATAATGGCCTTCCTCTTTGACTTTGTAGTGAATGGCATCAAGGAAGATAAAGGGATAGACCGCCTCTAGCGGTCTTACTCTCCACTCTTGAAGCATGGGGAGGATTTTATCGGTTACGGCACTTATGGCCCCTTTAGAGAAGCCTACACAGTAGATATCTTCAATGTGTTTGGCTATTTGGGAATAGCTATTGCCCAAAGCATATAAAGAGAGTATCTTTTTTTCAATCTCATCACTCATAGTGGTTTGGTTTTTCTTAACAATTTCAGGTTCAAAGCTACCATTGCGGTCTCTTGGCACATCAAGCTCAAAAGCGCCATCACTGCTTTTCATGGTTTTTGAACTGTAGCCATTTTTTCTGTTTTTAGTGAGGTCTTGGGCAAGGTGGGAGTCTATCTCTG encodes the following:
- a CDS encoding IS256 family transposase, translated to MKIEVDVEQFARDIKAGKGIGGSDGALSFLIKQLTEAALAAEIDSHLAQDLTKNRKNGYSSKTMKSSDGAFELDVPRDRNGSFEPEIVKKNQTTMSDEIEKKILSLYALGNSYSQIAKHIEDIYCVGFSKGAISAVTDKILPMLQEWRVRPLEAVYPFIFLDAIHYKVKEEGHYVSKAFYTVLGVRVDGKKEVLGLYLNESEGAKFWLQVLTDLQHRGVKDILIASVDGLKGFPEAINAIFPDTQVQLCIVHQIRNSLKYVGSNNQKQFAKELKAVYQAFTKEEAALELDKLEEKWGTKYPIVFQSWRRKWENLSVYFQFPQEIRRVIYTTNIIESVHRQFRMLTKTKGAFPNDESLLKLLYMGILNAQQKWTMPVRNWSLTLSQLAIHFNGRLDEALGL